A genome region from Brooklawnia propionicigenes includes the following:
- a CDS encoding ABC transporter ATP-binding protein: MSITKTRAPAPEVRCTAVGKHFGTGGDRLTVLEPLDLSLAPGSLTALVGPSGCGKSTLLRIIAGLEQPDPGGSVSIGDDEPQAVRKRGELAIAFQDASLLPWRTTAANVALAQRLARQPVDHVRIAELLSTVGLRGFEDVRPAQLSGGMRQRAAIARCLITEPRLLLLDEPFGAVDELTRRRLNIELPPLWSGTATTTLLVTHSIPEAVLLADRVLVMSPRPGTIIADLPVALERPRQMKQLHSERFTSLVERIGALLGVDEYAESGS; the protein is encoded by the coding sequence GTGAGTATCACGAAGACTCGTGCGCCCGCCCCGGAAGTCAGATGTACCGCGGTCGGCAAGCACTTCGGCACCGGCGGCGATCGGCTGACGGTCCTCGAGCCGCTCGATCTCAGCCTTGCTCCCGGCTCGCTCACGGCGTTGGTCGGGCCCTCGGGTTGCGGCAAGTCGACGCTGCTGCGGATCATCGCCGGGCTCGAGCAGCCCGACCCCGGTGGATCGGTGAGCATCGGCGACGACGAGCCGCAGGCGGTGCGCAAGCGAGGCGAACTGGCCATCGCCTTCCAGGACGCCTCCCTGCTGCCGTGGCGCACCACCGCGGCCAACGTCGCGTTGGCCCAGCGGCTGGCCCGGCAGCCGGTGGATCACGTCAGGATCGCAGAGCTGCTGAGCACCGTCGGGCTGCGTGGCTTCGAGGACGTCCGGCCGGCGCAACTATCGGGCGGGATGCGACAGCGGGCGGCGATCGCCCGCTGCCTGATCACCGAGCCGCGGCTGCTGCTGCTCGACGAACCGTTCGGGGCCGTCGACGAACTCACCCGTCGGCGCCTCAACATCGAGCTGCCACCGCTGTGGTCGGGCACGGCCACCACGACCCTGCTGGTCACTCACTCGATTCCCGAGGCCGTGCTGCTTGCCGACCGGGTGCTGGTGATGTCGCCGAGGCCGGGGACGATCATCGCCGATCTGCCGGTCGCCCTGGAGCGTCCACGGCAGATGAAGCAGCTGCACAGCGAACGATTCACCAGCCTGGTCGAGCGGATCGGGGCGTTGCTGGGCGTCGACGAGTACGCGGAAAGCGGCAGCTGA
- a CDS encoding ABC transporter substrate-binding protein, with product MTPITMTRRTFGGLSALLLAGLAGCGRENPGSGGSSEVTYQLSWTHSVQFGGTYIAQDRGLFEDLTVRLAAGGPNVAGDANTVSGAALMNISSADGVARSNAEGADLVIIGAQYQKSPATILSLADAPLREPQDLIGKQIGVAGTDTPGLTAFLTVNGLGQGDVQFVPSQYDPAILTAGQVDGIFCFYNDLPVALAVQGIEGHSMLLADFGYNPMSQTYTVLRSSLEDERKRAQILRLVRGDARGWQAYRDDPQGAAELTVRAHPDAGLDLPTQLRQAEVQLDIMFSELTDQFGFAWFTDEQVAENLKLFDLLGIEGADERLWDRSILDEVYQNGPTA from the coding sequence ATGACTCCGATCACGATGACCCGCCGCACCTTCGGCGGGCTGAGCGCACTGCTGCTGGCCGGCCTGGCCGGTTGCGGTCGTGAGAACCCCGGCTCCGGCGGCTCGTCCGAAGTGACCTACCAGCTGTCGTGGACGCATTCGGTGCAGTTCGGCGGCACCTACATCGCTCAGGATCGCGGACTGTTCGAAGACCTGACGGTGAGGCTGGCGGCCGGCGGGCCCAACGTGGCCGGCGATGCCAACACGGTGAGCGGCGCCGCCTTGATGAACATCTCGTCGGCCGACGGTGTTGCCCGGTCCAATGCCGAGGGAGCCGACCTGGTCATCATCGGCGCGCAGTACCAGAAGAGCCCCGCAACGATTCTGTCGTTGGCCGATGCACCGCTGCGCGAACCCCAAGACCTGATCGGCAAGCAGATCGGGGTTGCCGGAACCGACACTCCCGGACTCACCGCATTCCTCACGGTGAACGGACTCGGGCAGGGCGACGTGCAGTTCGTCCCCAGCCAGTACGACCCCGCGATTCTCACCGCCGGCCAGGTCGACGGCATCTTCTGTTTCTACAACGATCTGCCGGTGGCGCTGGCGGTTCAGGGCATCGAAGGCCACTCCATGCTGCTCGCCGACTTCGGCTACAACCCGATGAGCCAGACCTACACCGTGCTGCGCTCCAGCCTGGAGGACGAGCGCAAGCGAGCCCAGATCCTCCGGCTGGTACGCGGGGATGCGCGGGGCTGGCAGGCCTATCGCGACGACCCGCAAGGCGCCGCCGAGCTCACCGTCCGAGCCCATCCGGACGCCGGACTCGACCTGCCCACCCAGCTGCGACAGGCCGAAGTCCAGCTCGACATCATGTTCTCCGAGCTCACCGACCAGTTCGGATTCGCCTGGTTCACCGATGAGCAGGTCGCCGAGAACCTGAAGCTGTTCGACCTGCTCGGCATCGAGGGCGCCGACGAGCGGCTGTGGGATCGGTCGATCCTCGACGAGGTGTACCAGAACGGTCCCACCGCGTGA
- a CDS encoding ferredoxin reductase family protein — protein MTAIHERSSSLTHFPTPAHTATLRAAQAWQAAGVVVIWLTSLFVAALWVAGGGLQATIGGGAEALISAGRLTGLVSANLLLYQVLLMARVPLFERAFGHDALTRAHRLTGFWSFWLFLAHVVLTVAGYAAGALIGFFDQLAQMVVQSVDMTLAVVGTILIVGVVALSIRRARRRLRYESWHLLHLYAYLGVGLALPHQLFSGADFLAFPWAAAYWWALWAVAAGCVLVFRLGAPLARSIRHRIRVESVTPDGSTGVCVQMSGHRLDQLDVRAGQFFVWRFLDGPGWTRGHPFSISARPSDDRLTITARIVGDGTQRLTRMAPGTSVLVEGPYGHLTGDRRRGHKLLMLGAGAGVAPLVSILQEQPYEPGQATLVTRDSRPDEALLTTSIDQLVAQRGLTHVAMIGPRSRRTSSWLPRSWEQWTGPELLQQLAPGLSDYDIYLCGPGPWMRSLRNDLESLSVDPGHIHSEDFDI, from the coding sequence ATGACAGCGATCCACGAACGCAGTTCAAGCCTGACACACTTCCCGACCCCGGCACATACGGCGACGCTTCGAGCAGCGCAGGCATGGCAAGCTGCCGGAGTCGTCGTGATCTGGCTGACCAGCTTGTTCGTTGCGGCGTTGTGGGTGGCCGGCGGAGGTCTCCAGGCAACGATTGGAGGTGGGGCCGAGGCGCTGATATCCGCTGGTCGGCTCACCGGACTGGTTTCTGCCAATCTGCTGCTCTATCAGGTCTTGCTGATGGCCCGCGTGCCGTTGTTCGAGCGAGCCTTCGGTCACGACGCCTTGACCCGGGCGCACCGGTTGACCGGGTTCTGGTCGTTCTGGCTCTTCCTGGCCCACGTTGTGTTGACCGTTGCCGGGTACGCGGCCGGCGCGCTGATCGGCTTCTTCGACCAACTTGCGCAGATGGTCGTGCAGTCGGTTGATATGACCCTGGCCGTAGTCGGCACGATACTGATCGTCGGCGTAGTGGCCTTGTCGATCCGACGCGCACGCCGGAGGCTGCGTTATGAATCGTGGCATCTGCTCCACCTCTATGCCTACCTGGGAGTTGGGCTTGCGCTGCCGCATCAGCTGTTCTCGGGGGCCGACTTTCTCGCTTTCCCGTGGGCCGCTGCCTATTGGTGGGCCTTGTGGGCAGTGGCGGCCGGCTGCGTTCTCGTCTTTCGCCTCGGCGCCCCGTTGGCACGATCGATCCGCCACCGCATCCGCGTCGAGTCGGTCACTCCCGACGGTTCCACCGGCGTGTGCGTGCAGATGTCGGGACATCGTCTGGACCAGTTGGATGTCCGGGCCGGTCAGTTCTTCGTATGGCGTTTCCTCGACGGCCCGGGGTGGACCAGAGGGCATCCGTTCTCGATTTCGGCGCGACCATCGGACGATCGATTGACGATCACCGCCCGCATCGTCGGGGACGGTACCCAGCGGCTGACACGTATGGCACCAGGCACATCGGTGCTGGTTGAGGGACCTTACGGACATCTGACCGGCGATCGGCGCCGCGGACACAAACTCCTCATGCTGGGCGCCGGCGCAGGAGTCGCCCCGCTCGTCTCCATCCTGCAGGAACAGCCATACGAGCCGGGGCAGGCGACTCTGGTCACCCGCGATAGCCGTCCAGATGAGGCGTTGCTGACCACCTCGATCGACCAACTCGTGGCTCAGCGGGGGCTCACGCACGTCGCGATGATCGGGCCGCGTTCGCGGCGAACCTCGTCCTGGCTTCCGCGGAGCTGGGAGCAGTGGACCGGACCCGAGCTGCTGCAGCAGCTCGCCCCGGGGTTGTCGGACTACGACATCTATCTGTGTGGTCCGGGGCCGTGGATGAGGAGTCTGAGAAATGACTTGGAGTCCTTGTCGGTGGATCCGGGTCACATTCACTCCGAAGACTTTGATATCTAG
- a CDS encoding FMN-binding protein: protein MKRIAYASLAALSGVVLLVSYRASISSALSSSPGTATASSPQTTSSASGNVDPGVSAESATTSCSGLVDGTYQGQSVSTRYGDVQVQIVVENGTITAADAITYPSENSRDQQINSDAIPKLTSETLSAQSAQIDMISGATYTSRGYLESLQSALDQAQCG, encoded by the coding sequence ATGAAACGGATTGCATACGCATCGCTGGCCGCACTGAGCGGGGTGGTTCTCCTCGTGAGCTACCGCGCCTCGATCAGTAGCGCCCTCTCGAGTTCCCCGGGTACCGCCACGGCAAGCAGTCCCCAGACCACTTCCAGTGCGTCCGGCAACGTTGACCCGGGCGTCTCAGCCGAGTCGGCCACAACATCCTGCTCCGGCCTGGTCGACGGCACCTATCAGGGTCAGTCCGTCTCGACTCGTTACGGAGACGTCCAGGTACAGATCGTTGTCGAGAACGGGACGATCACCGCAGCGGACGCCATCACGTATCCATCCGAAAACTCCCGCGATCAACAAATCAACTCAGATGCCATCCCCAAGCTCACCAGCGAGACGCTGTCAGCGCAGAGCGCCCAGATCGACATGATCTCGGGCGCGACCTATACCAGTCGCGGATACCTCGAGTCGCTGCAGAGTGCTCTCGACCAGGCGCAGTGCGGATGA
- a CDS encoding FAD:protein FMN transferase: MSAGDPRPADFRRSVKVEQIMGTAVSIHVITAAESVAGESVAAAMGRVGARLHQVDRVCSPFLESSDICRIARGDLGLADADPMIAEIHRECLDARARTGGLFDPWWKGWFDPTGIVKGWAVERVVEQELAPLLEIRDVAAVGVNAGGDMQLLTAEDSPWVWEVGIVDPNDPRQMAARLSVTSGAIATSGIAERGDHIIDPRTGGAAHGIASSTVVADRLTEADLWATTAMIAGFDDLDWIATAGTRAGLLIASDGRVRRWSGGTRILADGAGLERFGRLPQAASA; this comes from the coding sequence ATGAGCGCCGGTGACCCTCGGCCCGCCGACTTCCGCCGGAGCGTCAAGGTCGAGCAAATCATGGGTACGGCGGTCAGCATCCACGTGATCACGGCTGCCGAGAGCGTCGCCGGGGAATCCGTGGCCGCAGCGATGGGACGCGTCGGTGCCCGGCTTCACCAAGTCGATCGCGTCTGCTCGCCGTTTCTCGAGAGCTCCGACATCTGCCGTATCGCTCGAGGAGACCTTGGGTTGGCAGACGCGGATCCAATGATCGCAGAGATCCATCGCGAATGTCTCGACGCGAGAGCGCGCACGGGCGGACTCTTCGATCCGTGGTGGAAAGGCTGGTTCGACCCAACAGGAATCGTCAAAGGCTGGGCGGTTGAAAGGGTCGTCGAGCAGGAGCTGGCGCCGCTGCTGGAGATTCGCGATGTTGCGGCCGTGGGCGTGAATGCAGGCGGTGATATGCAGCTGCTCACAGCCGAGGACTCGCCGTGGGTGTGGGAGGTGGGAATCGTGGACCCCAACGATCCCCGGCAAATGGCGGCGAGGTTATCGGTGACCAGTGGCGCGATCGCCACCTCGGGCATCGCCGAGCGAGGTGATCACATCATCGATCCGCGCACCGGTGGAGCTGCACACGGGATCGCATCGTCGACTGTCGTGGCGGACCGGCTCACCGAGGCCGATCTGTGGGCCACGACGGCGATGATCGCGGGCTTTGATGATCTGGACTGGATCGCCACCGCCGGCACTCGCGCGGGCCTGCTGATCGCCTCCGATGGACGGGTTCGCCGGTGGTCAGGTGGCACTCGGATCTTGGCTGATGGGGCCGGCTTGGAGCGATTCGGCCGCTTGCCGCAGGCGGCGTCCGCCTGA
- a CDS encoding sensor histidine kinase, which translates to MTANEDGTRVRRAAASVGLWVGVTTAIVTIAGVLILIWAIRIGSRREQGEHQGPGGERGEGALVVDVDQVVLLVIMLGLLGVVLTAAVGWLASRRAVQPLAEALRLQRNFVADASHEMRTPLTVLSSRVQTLERRLARGQPVADIVERLHADADSMAAILNDLLLSAEGSETAMDTPVSVVDAVKQATGSLEALASASQIVIAVTAESTPTVLVPQVTLVRCVVALIDNAIQHSPASGTVTVSVSTQGAMAEVRVRDEGAGITGIAPGAVFERFSHAHEQTGRRGFGLGLALVRDVAVRFSGTVAVESTSATGTTFLLRLPQSGGRRLRQAAESLQAGPISQDPSAT; encoded by the coding sequence GTGACCGCCAACGAAGATGGCACTCGAGTCCGCCGGGCCGCGGCATCTGTTGGTTTGTGGGTTGGGGTGACAACGGCGATCGTTACGATCGCCGGCGTCCTCATTTTGATTTGGGCGATCCGTATCGGCTCGCGGCGTGAGCAGGGCGAGCACCAGGGTCCCGGCGGCGAGCGGGGCGAGGGGGCGCTGGTTGTCGATGTCGACCAGGTGGTCCTGCTCGTCATCATGCTTGGCCTGCTGGGGGTCGTACTCACAGCCGCTGTCGGCTGGCTGGCGTCTCGACGTGCCGTGCAGCCTCTGGCTGAAGCCTTGCGACTGCAACGCAACTTCGTTGCCGACGCCAGCCACGAAATGCGGACTCCGCTGACAGTGCTGAGCAGCCGGGTTCAGACGCTGGAGCGTCGCCTGGCTCGTGGACAGCCGGTTGCTGACATCGTCGAACGCCTGCACGCCGACGCCGACTCCATGGCTGCGATCCTCAATGATCTACTTCTCAGCGCTGAAGGATCCGAAACCGCAATGGACACACCGGTGTCCGTGGTCGATGCTGTGAAGCAAGCAACCGGATCGCTGGAGGCGCTGGCGTCGGCATCACAGATCGTGATCGCGGTCACCGCCGAGTCCACGCCGACGGTCCTCGTGCCGCAGGTGACGCTGGTGCGCTGCGTGGTGGCGTTGATCGACAACGCGATTCAGCACTCTCCTGCTAGCGGGACCGTGACGGTGTCTGTGTCGACTCAGGGCGCCATGGCAGAAGTCCGCGTGCGAGATGAGGGCGCCGGCATCACCGGCATCGCCCCGGGGGCGGTGTTTGAGCGGTTCTCACATGCGCACGAGCAGACCGGACGACGCGGCTTCGGTCTGGGCCTGGCCTTGGTGCGAGATGTCGCGGTGCGCTTCAGCGGAACCGTCGCCGTGGAATCGACGTCGGCCACCGGAACGACATTCCTATTGCGTTTGCCCCAGTCAGGCGGACGCCGCCTGCGGCAAGCGGCCGAATCGCTCCAAGCCGGCCCCATCAGCCAAGATCCGAGTGCCACCTGA
- a CDS encoding response regulator transcription factor, protein MVDSSGARGASLLLVEDDPDIAEMLVEVLSEFYTVDHVPDAEQGLEKSLNRHFDVMVVDRRLPAMSGLELIAAVRRAQITTPILMLTALGTLEDRVSGLDGGANDYLVKPFEFEELLARLRALTRGYAAEGRRRYVGDWVYTPDTMTIYSPFGTRISLTATENQLLELLSSSPEHVFSREEILQSVFKPDDSPGTVDTYVHYLRRKTSKDLVETVRAQGYRLGDLP, encoded by the coding sequence ATGGTCGACTCGTCCGGCGCGCGGGGCGCCTCACTCCTACTCGTTGAGGATGATCCGGATATTGCCGAGATGCTCGTCGAAGTCTTGTCCGAGTTCTACACGGTTGATCATGTACCCGACGCCGAGCAAGGCCTGGAGAAGAGTCTGAACCGCCATTTTGACGTGATGGTTGTGGACCGGCGGTTGCCGGCAATGAGCGGCCTGGAGTTGATCGCGGCCGTGCGCCGTGCCCAGATCACCACCCCGATCCTGATGCTCACCGCGCTCGGCACCCTCGAGGACCGGGTCTCCGGTTTGGACGGCGGCGCCAACGACTACCTGGTCAAACCGTTCGAGTTCGAGGAGTTGCTGGCCCGATTGCGCGCACTCACACGCGGGTACGCGGCTGAGGGACGCCGGCGCTACGTGGGTGATTGGGTCTACACGCCCGACACCATGACGATCTACTCGCCTTTCGGCACCCGTATCTCGCTGACCGCCACCGAGAATCAGTTGCTCGAGTTGTTGAGCTCGAGTCCCGAGCATGTCTTCTCCCGCGAGGAGATCCTGCAGTCGGTGTTCAAACCAGACGACTCGCCCGGAACCGTGGACACATATGTGCATTATCTGCGGAGGAAGACAAGCAAAGACTTGGTAGAGACCGTTCGAGCGCAGGGATACCGATTGGGAGATCTGCCGTGA
- a CDS encoding ATP-dependent DNA ligase produces MAAKKTQTIQVGEVTLAVSNLDKVMYPQTGTTKGEVIDYYLKIASVLVPQAAWRPATRKRWVDGVGTPDKPGQVFFRKDIEDGAPGWVPTGQIVHKERTNVYPLANNAAVLAWFAQLAALEIHVPQWRFGDDGAPRNPDRLVIDLDPGPEAGLPQCVEVAQAIREIFQGMKLDAVPVTSGSKGIHLYAPLDGRTTSEQASAVAKQLALSLEETMPNLVVATQRKTLREGRVLIDWSQNNAAKTTICPYSLRGRMHPTVAAPRTWDELERPNLAQLDYREVLERVASGIDPIADQGWVFDQAPGSTDKLTRYREKRDADATPEPVPAEPGEGEGGRADDASGPADQKGGPVDSSSSTDQKSAAAAASGAPTFVIQEHHAHRLHWDFRLERDGVLVSWAVPKGPPLAPDDHRLAVQTEDHPLEYGSFEGIIPKGQYGGGSVTIWDAGTIEVEKWRDDEIIVVLHGRKTGGLGGIPRRYVLIRTQGQGEKSHWLLIFKKDQPGSSPDAGSSPEAGSSPEAGSSPETGTSHQPAPPDQPAPPDQPDASPQPHQPDSSNQPSSSHQPDASPQPPPPDRLPAPMLASLGSPSDLHDPQQWALEMKWDGVRAICAVAGGRVRLVSRNGNDITDLYPELGELADDLGAQAAILDGEIVALDPRGRPDFSLLQPRMKADPRVAPRLADQAPVTLMLFDILSLTLDGTEHHLMRTPYRARRELLATAISPTERVRVPPAFDGSLDEAIAHARAERLEGVLAKRLDSIYTPGRRSQQWIKIKPRTDQSVIVIGWRTGPDGKLRSLLVAVPGADGELHYLGRAGSGIAPGDIDDIARTLAGIERKTPPVARIPDADRRDARWVTPTLVGEVAYSELTPQGRLRAPSWRGWRPDLSASDVRWEGAGALPTP; encoded by the coding sequence ATGGCAGCCAAGAAGACCCAGACCATCCAGGTCGGCGAAGTGACGCTCGCCGTGTCCAACCTCGACAAGGTCATGTACCCGCAGACGGGCACCACCAAGGGCGAGGTCATCGACTACTACCTCAAGATCGCCTCGGTGCTGGTACCGCAGGCGGCCTGGCGGCCGGCCACCCGCAAGCGGTGGGTGGACGGGGTCGGCACCCCTGACAAGCCCGGACAGGTCTTCTTCCGCAAGGACATCGAGGACGGCGCCCCCGGCTGGGTGCCGACCGGCCAGATCGTCCACAAGGAACGGACGAACGTCTACCCGCTGGCCAACAACGCCGCGGTGCTGGCCTGGTTCGCGCAGCTGGCCGCCCTGGAGATCCATGTGCCGCAGTGGCGCTTCGGTGACGACGGCGCGCCGCGCAACCCCGACCGCCTGGTCATCGATCTGGACCCCGGCCCCGAGGCCGGTCTGCCGCAGTGCGTCGAGGTGGCCCAAGCGATCCGCGAGATCTTCCAGGGCATGAAGCTGGACGCCGTGCCGGTGACCTCCGGCTCGAAGGGCATCCATCTGTACGCGCCGCTGGATGGCCGGACGACCAGCGAGCAGGCCTCGGCGGTGGCCAAGCAACTTGCCCTGTCACTCGAAGAGACCATGCCGAACCTGGTCGTGGCGACCCAGCGGAAGACCCTGCGCGAGGGGCGGGTGCTCATCGACTGGTCGCAGAACAATGCCGCGAAGACGACGATCTGCCCCTACTCGCTGCGCGGTCGCATGCATCCGACGGTGGCCGCGCCCCGTACCTGGGACGAACTCGAGCGGCCCAACCTGGCCCAGCTCGACTACCGGGAGGTGCTGGAACGGGTCGCCTCCGGCATCGATCCGATCGCAGACCAGGGCTGGGTGTTCGACCAGGCTCCCGGCAGCACCGACAAGCTGACCCGCTACCGCGAGAAGCGCGACGCCGACGCCACTCCGGAGCCGGTGCCTGCCGAGCCTGGTGAGGGCGAGGGCGGGCGGGCGGACGATGCGAGCGGCCCGGCGGACCAGAAGGGCGGCCCGGTAGACAGCAGCAGCTCGACGGACCAGAAGAGCGCCGCGGCAGCGGCCAGCGGTGCTCCGACCTTCGTCATCCAAGAGCATCATGCGCACCGTCTGCACTGGGATTTCCGGCTGGAACGCGACGGCGTGCTGGTGTCGTGGGCGGTGCCGAAGGGGCCGCCGCTGGCCCCCGACGATCACCGGCTGGCCGTGCAGACCGAAGACCACCCCCTCGAATACGGCAGCTTCGAGGGGATCATCCCGAAGGGCCAGTACGGCGGCGGTTCGGTCACCATCTGGGACGCCGGCACCATCGAGGTGGAGAAGTGGCGCGACGACGAGATCATCGTCGTGCTGCACGGACGAAAGACCGGCGGCCTGGGCGGGATTCCGCGCCGCTACGTGCTGATCCGCACCCAGGGGCAGGGCGAGAAGTCCCATTGGCTGCTGATCTTCAAGAAGGACCAGCCCGGTTCGTCCCCGGATGCTGGCTCGTCCCCGGAGGCCGGTTCATCCCCAGAGGCCGGCTCATCCCCCGAGACCGGTACATCCCACCAGCCCGCACCGCCTGACCAGCCCGCACCGCCCGACCAACCTGACGCGTCCCCGCAGCCCCACCAGCCCGACTCGTCCAACCAGCCCAGCTCGTCCCACCAACCCGACGCGTCCCCGCAGCCTCCGCCTCCCGACCGGCTCCCGGCCCCCATGCTGGCCAGCCTCGGTTCACCGTCCGACCTGCACGACCCGCAACAGTGGGCGCTGGAGATGAAGTGGGACGGGGTACGCGCGATCTGCGCGGTCGCCGGCGGCCGCGTCCGGCTGGTCTCACGCAACGGCAACGACATCACCGACCTCTATCCCGAGCTGGGCGAACTCGCCGACGATCTCGGCGCCCAAGCCGCGATCCTGGACGGCGAGATCGTCGCGCTCGACCCTCGGGGACGACCCGATTTCTCGCTGCTGCAGCCCCGGATGAAGGCAGACCCGCGGGTCGCACCGCGGCTGGCCGATCAGGCCCCGGTCACCTTGATGCTCTTCGACATCTTGTCGCTCACCCTGGATGGGACCGAGCACCACCTGATGCGCACCCCATACCGCGCACGCCGCGAGCTGCTCGCCACCGCCATCAGCCCGACCGAACGCGTCCGGGTGCCGCCGGCATTCGACGGCAGCCTGGACGAGGCCATCGCGCATGCCCGCGCGGAGCGGCTGGAGGGTGTGCTGGCCAAACGCCTCGACTCCATCTACACCCCCGGACGCCGCTCCCAGCAATGGATCAAGATCAAACCGCGCACCGATCAGTCTGTCATCGTGATCGGCTGGCGGACCGGCCCCGACGGCAAGCTGCGTTCCCTGCTGGTGGCGGTGCCCGGCGCCGACGGCGAGCTGCACTATCTGGGGCGCGCGGGCTCGGGAATCGCCCCCGGCGACATCGACGACATCGCGCGGACGCTTGCCGGGATCGAACGCAAGACCCCACCGGTGGCGAGGATCCCGGACGCGGACCGGCGGGACGCACGCTGGGTCACCCCGACTCTGGTCGGCGAGGTGGCCTACTCCGAGCTGACCCCGCAGGGGCGGCTGCGCGCGCCCAGTTGGCGGGGTTGGCGTCCAGATCTGTCGGCCTCGGATGTTCGCTGGGAAGGTGCCGGTGCACTGCCCACGCCATGA
- a CDS encoding DEAD/DEAH box helicase encodes MTQDENTTPDADTTPSFEELGITGPVLAAIRDLGYETPSPIQVATIPPLLAGRDVVGQAQTGTGKTAAFALPILEHLDMNQKAPQALVLAPTRELALQVCEAFESYAAKMQGVRVLPVYGGQGYGVQLSALRRGVHIVVGTPGRIMDHLEKGTLDLSQLTHMVLDEADEMLQMGFVDDVETILAKTPDDKQTALFSATIPAQIRRLAQKYLHDPQEIMIKSKTSTATNIKQRYLVVSYAQKVDALTRILEVEAFDGVIVFVRTKNETETLAEKLRARGYSAAAINGDIPQAMRERTIGQLKDGTLDILVATDVAARGLDVDRISHVINFDIPTDTESYVHRIGRTGRAGRSGDAISFITPRERYLLKHIERATRQQPEQMQLPTTEDVNSTRLARFDDAITAALAETSRIEAFRDIIAHYMRHNDVPEADVAAALAVVAQGETPLLLDPANDPLARPAGRDRKQRDDRDDDRSRGRGSDDRSRDHRSRGDYAPYRIEVGHHQRVSPGQIVGALANEGGLNREDFGAITIRPDFSIVELPADLDRSVLDRLRDTQIAGKYIEIKPDRFAQNHNKGTNRGGRGPRQADPARGKRPYRKPRY; translated from the coding sequence GTGACCCAAGACGAGAACACGACGCCCGACGCCGATACGACCCCTTCATTCGAGGAGCTCGGCATCACCGGGCCTGTGCTCGCAGCGATCCGAGACCTCGGCTATGAGACCCCCTCGCCCATTCAGGTGGCGACCATTCCCCCGCTGTTGGCCGGACGCGATGTCGTCGGCCAGGCGCAGACCGGCACCGGCAAGACGGCCGCCTTCGCGCTGCCGATCCTCGAACACCTCGACATGAACCAGAAGGCCCCGCAGGCACTGGTGCTCGCCCCCACCCGCGAACTCGCACTGCAGGTCTGCGAGGCCTTCGAATCGTACGCGGCCAAGATGCAGGGTGTGCGGGTGCTGCCCGTCTACGGCGGGCAGGGCTACGGCGTCCAGCTGTCAGCGCTGCGCCGCGGCGTCCACATCGTCGTCGGCACCCCCGGACGCATCATGGACCACCTCGAGAAGGGCACCCTCGACCTGTCGCAGTTGACGCACATGGTGCTCGACGAGGCCGACGAGATGCTGCAGATGGGCTTCGTCGACGACGTCGAGACGATTCTCGCGAAGACGCCGGACGACAAGCAGACCGCGCTGTTCTCAGCGACGATCCCGGCGCAGATCCGCAGGCTGGCTCAGAAGTATCTGCATGATCCGCAAGAGATCATGATCAAGTCGAAGACGTCGACCGCCACCAATATCAAGCAACGCTACTTGGTCGTCTCCTATGCGCAGAAGGTCGATGCTCTCACCCGCATCCTCGAGGTCGAGGCGTTCGACGGCGTCATCGTGTTCGTCCGGACGAAGAACGAGACCGAGACGCTGGCCGAGAAGCTGCGCGCTCGCGGCTATTCCGCGGCCGCGATCAACGGCGATATCCCGCAGGCCATGCGCGAGCGGACGATCGGTCAGCTCAAGGACGGCACCCTCGATATCCTGGTCGCCACCGATGTCGCGGCTCGTGGCCTGGATGTGGACCGGATCAGCCACGTGATCAACTTCGACATCCCCACCGACACCGAGTCGTATGTGCACCGCATCGGACGCACCGGCCGCGCCGGACGCAGTGGGGACGCGATCAGCTTCATCACCCCGCGCGAGCGCTACCTGCTCAAGCACATCGAGCGGGCCACCCGTCAGCAGCCCGAGCAGATGCAGCTGCCCACCACCGAGGACGTCAACAGCACCCGGCTGGCCCGTTTCGATGACGCCATCACCGCCGCGCTGGCGGAGACCTCGCGGATCGAGGCCTTCCGCGACATCATCGCCCACTACATGCGCCACAACGACGTGCCGGAGGCCGATGTGGCCGCGGCGCTGGCGGTGGTGGCTCAGGGCGAGACGCCGCTGCTGCTCGATCCTGCCAACGATCCGCTGGCCCGGCCGGCCGGCCGTGACCGCAAGCAGCGCGACGACCGCGACGACGACCGTTCCCGCGGACGTGGCTCCGACGACCGCTCGCGCGACCATCGTTCGCGCGGTGACTACGCCCCTTACCGCATCGAGGTCGGTCATCACCAGCGGGTCAGCCCCGGCCAGATCGTCGGTGCGCTGGCAAACGAGGGCGGACTGAACCGCGAGGACTTCGGCGCGATCACGATTCGTCCGGACTTCTCGATCGTCGAGCTGCCCGCCGATCTCGACCGCTCGGTGCTCGACCGGCTGCGCGATACCCAGATCGCCGGCAAGTACATCGAGATCAAGCCCGACCGCTTCGCACAGAACCACAACAAGGGCACCAACCGGGGTGGCCGGGGCCCGCGTCAGGCCGACCCGGCCCGGGGCAAGCGTCCCTACCGGAAGCCGCGCTACTAG